The following proteins are encoded in a genomic region of Glycine max cultivar Williams 82 chromosome 18, Glycine_max_v4.0, whole genome shotgun sequence:
- the LOC100799877 gene encoding LOW QUALITY PROTEIN: two-component response regulator ARR11-like (The sequence of the model RefSeq protein was modified relative to this genomic sequence to represent the inferred CDS: inserted 1 base in 1 codon), translating to MDNGCFSSPKRDFPAGLRVLVVDDDPTWLKILEKMLKKCNYEVTTCCLARHALSLLRERKDGYDIVISDVNMPDMDGFKLLEHVGLEMDLPVIMMSVDGETSKVMKGVQHGACDYLLKPIRMKELRNIWQHVFRKKIHEAKEFESFESIHLMRNGSELSDDGNLFAVEDVTSSKKRKDADSKHDDKECLDPSSTKKARVVWSVDLHQKFVKAVNQIGFDKVGPKKILDLMNVPWLTRENVASHLQKYRLYLSRIQKENDQRSSSSGMKHSDFPSKDMGSFGFQNSVIKQQNDVAIDNYNHSDGSLQLQNVETKSHEADPKGIVSQSTIAKKGRILTGNIADTNMRESLRVGLNQTFPPLESEGNHAVFDCSMPTPYSWTEVPHMQLKEEHKSLVYLEDSFNQLPLHGKQQQHIHVDQSQSVASISSAPSITEEEAAACIEPKPXFADYNNDYASSVSSIGNAVATFPIQPGSLIMNGQSSERISTTTSGLKTQEYNNLSSISDQEIYQRNLLGCEAASASLDEDLHFYWLEGECYNNMNFGLQNIGMSEYYDPGLISEAPIHLYDSADYSVMDQGLFIA from the exons ATGGATAATGGTTGTTTCTCTTCCCCAAAGCGTGATTTTCCTGCTGGTCTGAGAGTTCTGGTTGTGGATGATGATCCTACGTGGCTCAAGATCCTTGAGAAGATGCTAAAGAAGTGCAATTATGAAG TGACCACATGTTGTTTAGCAAGGCATGCTCTAAGCTTGCTTCGTGAACGGAAGGATGGATATGATATAGTGATCAGCGATGTAAACATGCCTGACATGGATGGTTTTAAACTTCTTGAGCATGTTGGGCTTGAGATGGATCTTCCTGTCATTA TGATGTCTGTGGATGGGGAAACAAGCAAGGTGATGAAAGGTGTTCAACATGGAGCCTGTGATTATCTCCTTAAGCCTATAAGGATGAAAGAACTGAGAAACATATGGCAGCATGTCTTCAGAAAAAAGATACATGAGGCAAAAGAATTTGAAAGTTTTGAGAGCATTCACTTGATGAGAAATGGATCAGAGCTATCAGATGATGGGAACCTGTTTGCtgtagaagatgttacctcatcaaagaaaagaaaagatgctGATAGCAAACACGATGACAAAGAATGTTTGGATCCATCATCCACCAAGAAAGCTAGAGTAGTCTGGTCTGTAGATCTTCATCAGAAGTTTGTTAAAGCAGTGAATCAGATTGGATTTGATA AAGTGGGGCCCAAGAAAATACTAGATCTGATGAATGTCCCATGGCTGACTAGAGAGAATGTTGCTAGCCACTTGCAG AAATACAGGCTTTATTTGAGTAGGATTCAGAAAGAAAACGATCAGAGATCTTCCTCAAGTGGAATGAAGCATTCAGATTTTCCTTCAAAAGATATGGGAAGTTTTGGTTTTCAGAACTCAGTAATCAAGCAACAAAATGATGTTGCAATTGACAACTACAATCATTCAGATGGATCATTACAACTTCAGAATGTGGAAACTAAAAGTCATGAAGCTGATCCCAAGGGAATTGTTTCACAGTCCACCAtagcaaaaaaaggaaggatTTTGACTGGTAACATTGCTGACACGAACATGAGAGAGAGTTTAAGGGTTGGCCTTAATCAAACTTTTCCCCCTCTAGAGTCAGAAGGAAACCATGCAGTGTTTGATTGTTCCATGCCAACACCATACTCTTGGACTGAAGTTCCACACATGCAACTCAAAGAAGAACACAAGTCACTTGTTTATTTAGAAGATAGCTTCAATCAGTTGCCATTACATGGTAAGCAGCAGCAACACATCCATGTGGATCAATCACAATCAGTTGCTTCAATTAGTTCCGCTCCCTCAATAACCGAGGAAGAGGCTGCTGCTTGTATAGAACCAAAAC TGTTTGCAGATTACAACAATGATTATGCCAGTTCTGTGAGTTCAATAGGGAATGCAGTTGCCACCTTTCCTATTCAACCAGGAAGTCTTATTATGAATGGTCAATCTTCAGAACGCATTTCCACTACAACTTCTGGATTGAAAACACAGGAATATAATAATCTCAGTAGCATTTCTGATCAGGAAATTTACCAAAGAAACCTTTTGGGATGTGAGGCAGCTTCTGCGTCATTGGACGAGGACTTGCATTTCTATTGGCTAGAAGGCGAATGCTATAATAATATGAACTTTGGTCTGCAGAATATAGGAATGTCTGAATATTATGATCCAGGACTTATTTCAGAAGCTCCAATCCACTTATATGATTCAGCTGATTACTCAGTTATGGATCAAGGTCTATTCATAGCATGA
- the LOC100805014 gene encoding E3 ubiquitin-protein ligase AIRP2, translating into MWQNQPSNSSFSDSVKALQDDIQHANTLASALPRDYDGNYFQMKLSYSPFAPIFLFLSEWLDFSCTDTLPMYLGLLHILIFNVYADGMPSISSKERKATIKEFYAVIYPSLRLLQGEFNNDQRNSCAEVSRKRLAKVLNKDLEGDEECGICMENGMKMVLPNCGHSLCISCFHDWYMRSESCPFCRGSLKRISPKDLWVVIGNSDVVDRITIAKENLRRLYHYIETLPSIISDAHAYTFNHML; encoded by the exons ATGTGGCAAAATCAGCCCAGCAATTCGTCTTTCAGTGACTCTGTCAAGGCTCTCCAAGATGATATACAACATGCTAATACCCT gGCATCAGCACTTCCTCGAGATTATGATGGGAACTATTTTCAGATGAAATTATCTTACAGCCCCTTTGCtcctatttttttgttcttgagTGAATGGTTGGATTTTAGTTGTACAGACACTTTGCCCATGTATTTGGGCTTACTCCACATACTTATTTTCAAT GTATACGCTGATGGAATGCCATCTATTTCCtcaaaagaaaggaaagcaaCTATAAAGGAATTTTATG CTGTCATATACCCTTCATTAAGGTTACTTCAAGGCGAGTTTAATAATGATCAAAGAAACAGTTGTGCAGAAGTGAGCAGAAAGAGGCTTGCAAAGGTTCTCAATAAAGATCTAGAGGGAGATGAAGAATGTGGCATATGCATGGAAAACGGCATGAAGATGGTTCTGCCTAATTGTGGACACTCTTTGTGCATTAGCTGCTTCCATGATTG GTATATGAGATCAGAATCATGCCCATTTTGCCGTGGAAGCCTGAAGAGGATCAGTCCTAAAGATTTATGGGTGGTAATTGGCAACAGTGATGTGGTTGACAGGATTACCATTGCAAAGGAGAATTTAAGACGTCTCTACCATTACATTGAAACTCTGCCTTCAATTATATCGGATGCACATGCATATACATTCAATCACATGCTATAA